A stretch of Halichondria panicea chromosome 1, odHalPani1.1, whole genome shotgun sequence DNA encodes these proteins:
- the LOC135336237 gene encoding uncharacterized protein LOC135336237, translated as MAKTAQVKQYKKQTDSFKAKVEEANTKLLKTQQELQRCQELLKTMEIDYQDQNRERINYLERTAIDRQSIVSGLASNIRSQKQHIHQLEVEIEHQKETNGRLEARLGRQDELAPYCVSQVLYLGQQEGSGSYGSIHSTQLNGINCIAKRVHDILLGHGNVEQLSLEDKRAAYEKFYSECVLLSRMRHPNIVQFMGVYYGPQRDYGRELTLVMERLYMNLYDCLHRYPNIEMWLKISILLDVSQGLLHLHSQGIVHRDLTTPNVLLTTSFHAKIADLGVSKIIQVCGTKQTTAPGNPDYMPPEALTEIPTYGYALDIFSFGVIMLFVLTQKYPKPYEVPFTVTGVQRKEIQVQKRMKWISKLSPEDPMRQLMCRCLQDDPQRRPLSQELNSTLIRFAQQFPKPFVDTIEMRRKCIPTTPPIPLPRRLSQGQQ; from the exons ATGGCAAAGACGGCTCAAGTGAAGCAGTACAAGAAACAGACGGATAGTTTCAAAGCTAAAGTAGAGGAGGCCAACACTAAACTACTGAAGACACAGCAGGAGCTGCAGCGTTGTCAAGAGCTCCTTAAAACCATGGAAATAGACTATCAGGATCAG AATAGGGAAAGGATTAATTATCTAGAAAGAACTGCTATTGATAGGCAAAGTATCGTATCAGGACTAGCG AGCAACATTAGAAGCCAAAAGCAACACATCCATCAATTGGAG GTTGAGATTGAGCACCAGAAAGAAACTAATGGACGCTTGGAG GCTAGACTCGGGAGGCAGGATGAACTTGCTCCCTACTGTGTCTCACAAGTCCTTTACCTTGGGCAGCAAGAGGGATCTGGATCATATGGGTCCATCCACTCCACTCAACTGAATGGAATCAACTGCATTGCTAAACGAGTTCACGACATTTTGCTTGGTCATGGAAATGTAGAGCAGCTGAGCTTAGAAGACAAACGAGCTGCTTACGAGAAGTTTTATTCCGAGTGTGTGCTACTGAGTCGAATGCgccaccccaacattgtccagtTCATGGGTGTGTACTACGGGCCACAGAGAGATTACGGAAGAGAGCTCACACTAGTTATGGAACGTCTGTACATGAATTTGTACGACTGCTTACATCGCTATCCCAACATTGAAATGTGGTTGAAGATTTCGATTCTTCTAGACGTTTCCCAAGGCTTGCTCCACCTTCATTCTCAAGGTATTGTTCACCGGGATCTGACCACTCCAAATGTTCTCCTCACAACGAGCTTCCACGCTAAGATTGCTGACCTGGGCGTTTCAAAAATCATTCAAGTTTGTGGTACTAAACAAACCACGGCTCCTGGTAATCCTGACTACATGCCCCCTGAGGCACTAACCGAAATCCCTACGTACGGCTATGCTCTGGATATATTCTCGTTTGGTGTAATCATGCTCTTTGTGTTAACTCAAAAATACCCGAAGCCATATGAGGTTCCTTTTACAGTCACTGGCGTTCAACGAAAGGAAATTCAGGTACAGAAACGAATGAAATGGATCAGTAAACTATCTCCAGAAGATCCAATGAGACAATTAATGTGCCGTTGTCTTCAAGATGATCCTCAAAGGCGACCATTATCTCAAGAGCTCAACTCAACTCTGATTCGCTTTGCACAGCAGTTCCCAAAACCATTTGTGGATACTATTGAAATGCGAAGAAAATGT ATACCCACGACTCCACCCATACCACTTCCAAGGCGTCTCAGCCAGGGACAGCAATGA
- the LOC135336929 gene encoding uncharacterized protein LOC135336929, which translates to MAFQYRQDFEEERAARAQAVGTKDALSDQLRDCKAEAGTEKREKQAVIAKLKTTVAEKQHIAKQMIQSEKDSELNLGTKLQEIKMIRRENTQLMAQMEHLRTESSKLQRQLQTAEATYERREAKIVQEVDELKNEFAKTQDKAQMAAAMKISLNEQLESVTQDRDSKLKKLEILANEKVSVDDQLTRERNHGAALAQDLAAKEHKMATG; encoded by the exons ATG GCATTTCAATACAGACAAGACTTTGAAGAAGAACGTGCTGCTCGAGCACAAGCTGTCGGTACAAAGGATGCACTGTCTGATCAACTCAGAGACTGTAAGGCAGAAGCTGGGACAGAGAAACGAGAGAAACAAGCTGTGATAGCCAAACTAAAGACCACTGTCGCTGAAAAACAACATATAGCAAAACAAATGATACAAAGTGAGAAAGACTCTGAGCTAAATCTAGGTACAAAGTTACAAGAAATCAAGATGATTAGAAGAGAGAACACTCAATTAATGGCTCAGATGGAGCACTTAAGAACAGAATCGTCTAAGTTACAGCGACAACTGCAAACAGCTGAAGCAACGTACGAACGCAGAGAAGCTAAGATAGTACAAGAAGTTGATGAACTAAAGAATGAATTTGCTAAGACCCAAGACAAAGCTCAGATGGCCGCTGCTATGAAAATTAGCTTAAATGAACAACTCGAAAGTGTCACTCAAGATAGAGATAGTAAACTGAAAAAGCTCGAAATATTGGCTAATGAAAAGGTATCTGTTGATGATCAATTGACTCGTGAGAGAAACCACGGTGCAGCATTGGCACAAGATCTTGCTGCCAAAGAACACAAAATGGCAACAGGATAG